The following coding sequences are from one Desulfovibrio desulfuricans DSM 642 window:
- a CDS encoding bifunctional diguanylate cyclase/phosphodiesterase encodes MPDSSAQDLFVETFCDLPLHPASLADSHPHPCRATSMVPPPASTSLNAVTADDEQRRQGLLDVLQNQTITSVLQPIVSLRDGAVFGYEALGRGPAGTPLENPEALIQCALENGRMLELEHLFRRSALRAARQMPTGIRLFLNVNPNIIQDSHFGMGFTKEYLTRFAISAEDIVFEITERESVVNLRGFKQIIEHYKGQNYQISIDDAGAGYSGLNLISDVQPHFIKLDMQLIRGVDKDLTRQALIKSMQEFAALTNTRIIAEGIETEEELATLISFDVPYGQGYFLRRPDPTPRAVDPVALQVIHRENKIKNRFFGARVHKFHVRHICRPGTVVPPHMPIRSVVDLFEKNSKLNGLCVVMGELPVGALTRNRLHEQLSGRFGFSLFADKAVEAVMDRSFLCVDHQCTIDLVARQAMRRDDAKLYDFVTVTREGRYQGVVTVKELLEKSIELEVANARQLNPLSELPGNALIDIELERLVRLGLPRIVLYFDIDNFKAYNDKYGFKNGDRALKRLSSIIKESASEDDFVGHIGGDDFIAVTDALTAPDVCKTIVSAFNDSVPAFYSADDVQRGYIEGKSRSNIEERFPLMSLTIVGVNASNFQSSFDLARAAATLKKQCKRISGSNYQLEA; translated from the coding sequence GCTGTAACTGCCGATGATGAGCAGCGCCGACAGGGTTTGTTGGATGTGCTTCAGAACCAGACCATCACAAGCGTGCTCCAGCCCATTGTTTCCCTTCGCGATGGCGCTGTTTTTGGTTATGAAGCGCTTGGCCGCGGCCCTGCCGGAACTCCGCTTGAAAATCCCGAAGCCCTTATTCAGTGCGCGCTGGAAAATGGGCGCATGCTTGAGCTTGAGCATCTCTTCCGGCGTAGCGCCCTGCGCGCTGCCCGCCAGATGCCAACGGGCATCCGTCTGTTCCTCAATGTAAATCCCAACATCATTCAGGATTCCCATTTCGGCATGGGCTTCACCAAGGAATACCTGACCCGCTTTGCCATCAGTGCCGAAGATATTGTTTTTGAAATCACCGAGCGCGAATCGGTTGTGAACCTGCGCGGCTTCAAGCAGATTATCGAGCATTACAAAGGCCAGAATTATCAGATCAGCATCGACGATGCGGGCGCAGGCTATTCCGGCCTCAACCTTATATCTGACGTGCAACCGCATTTCATCAAGCTCGATATGCAGCTTATACGTGGGGTGGATAAAGACCTCACCCGGCAGGCGCTCATCAAGAGCATGCAGGAATTTGCGGCGCTCACCAATACGCGCATCATTGCTGAGGGCATAGAAACCGAAGAAGAGCTGGCAACCCTCATCAGTTTTGATGTGCCCTACGGGCAGGGCTATTTTCTCCGCAGGCCAGATCCCACGCCTCGGGCAGTGGATCCCGTGGCCCTTCAGGTCATTCACCGCGAAAATAAAATAAAAAACAGATTTTTCGGCGCGCGCGTTCACAAGTTTCATGTGCGGCACATTTGCCGCCCCGGCACTGTTGTGCCGCCGCACATGCCCATACGCAGCGTAGTTGATCTGTTTGAGAAAAACAGCAAGCTCAACGGCCTGTGCGTGGTCATGGGCGAACTGCCTGTCGGCGCGCTCACGCGCAACCGCCTGCACGAACAATTGAGCGGCAGGTTCGGCTTTTCCCTCTTTGCCGACAAGGCCGTGGAGGCGGTCATGGACCGCTCTTTTTTATGTGTAGACCACCAGTGCACCATTGATCTGGTTGCGCGTCAGGCCATGCGCCGTGATGACGCCAAACTCTATGATTTTGTCACCGTAACCCGTGAGGGGCGCTATCAGGGTGTGGTAACAGTCAAGGAACTGCTCGAAAAGAGCATCGAACTGGAAGTCGCCAACGCGCGTCAGCTTAATCCTCTTTCAGAACTGCCCGGCAACGCGCTCATAGATATCGAGCTGGAACGGCTTGTGCGCCTTGGTTTGCCGCGCATTGTCCTCTACTTCGATATCGACAACTTCAAGGCTTACAACGACAAATACGGCTTTAAAAATGGTGACAGGGCGCTCAAGCGCCTCTCGTCCATCATCAAGGAAAGCGCGAGCGAGGATGATTTTGTAGGCCATATCGGCGGTGATGACTTTATCGCCGTAACAGATGCCCTTACGGCCCCTGATGTGTGCAAAACCATCGTCTCTGCCTTTAACGACAGCGTGCCTGCCTTTTACAGTGCCGATGACGTCCAGCGCGGTTACATTGAGGGCAAAAGCCGCAGCAATATTGAAGAGCGCTTCCCGCTCATGTCCCTGACGATTGTTGGAGTCAATGCCAGCAATTTTCAGAGCAGTTTTGATCTGGCGCGCGCCGCCGCAACCCTGAAAAAGCAGTGCAAACGCATCAGCGGCAGTAATTACCAGCTTGAAGCGTAA
- a CDS encoding methyl-accepting chemotaxis protein codes for MKLTTKLVLSFSSIIFLMLALFGVYYVNTDRIDHAVSHMDQQYVPSLVAVQTMTSLLYSARSDLAALTPHTDKVTIAEYRDRIKRALKQFAQHAKAYQTLIETRKQAGEPVDDELWGNITAQLHAEEATREEIIRLAGEGDTDGSIALFTRSRADFIRLARYFDQLVQHDVQRSQEAAAGAQEIARQSRMAGAVLAIVGILFSIAVTAGITLAIKRQLGKDPAQLQLIAGRVAEGDYDLEHSGRQQGVYASLVLMVQALKVHIESARSESEKAREESARANAALQQAEVAERDARAKTEAMQQVAEALEEVTHVVATASGQVGETIRQAEESADSTAQRLTEAATGMEQMNATVGEVAQNAAVASDSSAETRQKAENGAKVVRHALESIETVRSTSLRLKDDMEQLGGHAHAITRIMNVISDIADQTNLLALNAAIEAARAGDAGRGFAVVADEVRKLAEKTMASTHDVDTAIKAIQQSVAHSAASVEEAVQGISLATEAAQQSGQALEGIVGTVEETANQVSAIATASEQQAVATDQINRTIGDVTSLSRQTAVAMSAASRAVAGLSAQAQNLEGLIEQMQNC; via the coding sequence ATGAAGCTGACCACGAAACTGGTTCTTTCGTTCAGCAGCATCATTTTTCTTATGCTGGCACTGTTCGGCGTATACTACGTCAATACCGATCGTATTGATCACGCTGTCAGTCATATGGATCAGCAGTATGTGCCGTCGCTTGTGGCGGTGCAGACCATGACGTCCCTGCTGTATTCGGCTCGTTCCGATCTGGCGGCGCTTACTCCGCATACGGATAAAGTAACCATTGCCGAGTATCGCGACCGCATCAAGCGCGCACTCAAGCAGTTTGCGCAGCACGCCAAGGCCTATCAGACTTTGATTGAGACGCGTAAACAGGCTGGTGAGCCGGTGGATGATGAACTGTGGGGCAACATCACGGCCCAGTTGCATGCGGAGGAAGCCACACGCGAAGAAATTATCCGTCTGGCGGGCGAGGGTGATACGGATGGCTCCATTGCGCTGTTCACCCGCAGCAGGGCTGATTTTATCCGCCTTGCGCGCTATTTTGACCAGCTTGTGCAGCACGACGTGCAGCGCAGTCAGGAGGCTGCGGCAGGTGCGCAGGAAATTGCGCGGCAGTCGCGCATGGCCGGGGCCGTGCTCGCCATCGTGGGCATACTGTTCAGCATTGCGGTTACGGCGGGCATCACGCTTGCCATCAAGCGCCAGCTCGGCAAAGACCCGGCGCAGTTGCAGCTCATAGCGGGCCGCGTGGCTGAAGGGGATTATGACCTTGAGCACTCTGGCCGCCAGCAAGGGGTGTACGCCTCGCTGGTGCTTATGGTTCAGGCATTGAAGGTGCATATAGAAAGTGCGCGCAGTGAATCGGAAAAAGCGCGGGAAGAATCCGCCAGGGCCAATGCCGCCCTGCAACAGGCTGAAGTGGCGGAGCGCGATGCCCGTGCAAAAACAGAAGCCATGCAGCAGGTGGCCGAGGCGCTGGAAGAAGTGACCCATGTTGTGGCCACTGCCTCCGGTCAGGTTGGTGAAACCATCCGGCAGGCAGAAGAAAGCGCCGACAGCACGGCTCAAAGGCTCACGGAAGCCGCCACTGGCATGGAGCAGATGAACGCCACCGTGGGCGAGGTTGCGCAGAATGCCGCCGTGGCCTCTGACTCCTCGGCAGAAACCCGCCAAAAAGCAGAGAACGGGGCCAAGGTGGTTCGCCACGCTCTGGAGAGTATTGAAACCGTGCGCTCCACCTCCTTGCGTCTCAAGGATGATATGGAGCAGCTTGGCGGGCATGCGCATGCGATTACCCGTATTATGAACGTTATTTCGGATATTGCGGATCAGACCAATCTGCTCGCCCTCAATGCCGCCATTGAGGCCGCTCGGGCTGGCGATGCCGGGCGCGGTTTTGCCGTGGTGGCGGACGAAGTGCGCAAACTGGCGGAAAAAACAATGGCTTCCACCCACGATGTGGATACGGCCATCAAGGCTATTCAGCAAAGCGTGGCCCATAGCGCCGCCTCTGTGGAGGAGGCGGTACAAGGAATCTCGCTGGCAACCGAAGCTGCCCAGCAGTCAGGGCAGGCGCTGGAGGGCATTGTGGGAACAGTGGAAGAAACCGCCAATCAGGTCAGCGCAATTGCCACCGCCAGCGAGCAGCAGGCTGTGGCCACTGACCAGATCAACCGCACTATTGGCGATGTTACCAGCCTTTCGCGGCAAACCGCAGTTGCCATGAGCGCAGCCTCGCGCGCCGTGGCCGGGCTTTCTGCCCAAGCCCAGAATCTTGAAGGCCTCATTGAGCAGATGCAGAACTGCTGA
- a CDS encoding indolepyruvate oxidoreductase subunit beta — protein MKTHEMQKRMRIFFTGVGGQGTLTATTLLARTALEAGLDVVAGEVHGMAQRGGVVESVMLLGGWRSPKLDYGEADVLLGFEPLETLRALPYLQPGGAIFSSSDALPPLSVSLGKAVYPDMPHIMEKTRQVAGQCHFVPCRELGMQAGSVQSGNTVLLSVVCSSGVLPFGVDALEAAIKKFLPAKLQESNLKALELGKAYVNK, from the coding sequence ATGAAGACACACGAAATGCAGAAGCGGATGCGTATATTCTTTACCGGCGTGGGCGGTCAGGGAACCCTGACGGCCACAACCCTGCTGGCCCGCACAGCGCTGGAAGCCGGACTGGATGTGGTGGCTGGCGAAGTGCACGGCATGGCCCAGCGCGGCGGCGTGGTGGAATCTGTTATGCTGCTTGGCGGCTGGCGTTCCCCCAAGCTGGATTACGGCGAAGCGGATGTGCTGCTTGGCTTTGAGCCGCTGGAAACCCTGCGCGCCCTGCCTTATTTGCAGCCAGGCGGCGCAATCTTTTCCAGCAGTGATGCCCTGCCACCCCTCAGCGTTTCGCTGGGCAAGGCAGTGTACCCCGATATGCCGCACATTATGGAAAAAACCCGTCAGGTTGCGGGGCAGTGCCACTTTGTGCCCTGCCGTGAGCTTGGCATGCAGGCCGGTTCCGTGCAAAGCGGCAACACCGTGCTCCTGAGCGTGGTCTGTTCTTCTGGCGTGCTGCCCTTTGGCGTGGACGCGCTGGAAGCCGCCATCAAAAAATTCCTGCCCGCGAAATTGCAGGAATCCAACCTCAAGGCGCTGGAACTGGGCAAGGCCTACGTCAATAAATAA
- the iorA gene encoding indolepyruvate ferredoxin oxidoreductase subunit alpha, with protein sequence MSNHPLLQGARGERHLLLGNEAIVRGALEAGVHMVSCYPGTPSSEVPDTFHRLGGEGRYRLEYSVNEKVAMEVAAGAALGGAMSLVTMKHVGVNVAADPLFTSVYTGLPGGMVLLTADDPGCHSSQNEQDNRTYARFALLPCFEPASTQEAKDMTREAFRLARELQQPVMLRTTTRISHMRGAVDFDDLPATQPKVEFKRDPGRFVPVPAVARKRHQVLDGIIEKARQFAESSRFNTVHEPHTPTRLGIITSGVARNYLADALSAGGWGDRVRVLELGMTWPLPTAMITEFLRGCDRVLVLEEGVDLLEQDIRALVQKQEIHVRIEGKDSGLTGQGEYSTTLVMRRISSWLDTPCPAKPVRSVDMELPGRPPNLCAGCSHRAVYYAARQVFGDDAFYSSDIGCYTLGLLPPLRAADFLVCMGSSISAGSGFARASGKPVVAFIGDSTFFHSGMTGLANAVFNQHDVILVILDNGTTAMTGHQPNPGMVQDMLGSMSQHMDIEAIVRAMGITQCTKVRSFNVKAVTKALEEMKAQSGVRVLITEEPCVLYARRQLKKAQPQVAEVAQQGPEAMRCLEQLACPAFYREGDNLAVDATLCTGCMVCLQVAPTAFKARKR encoded by the coding sequence ATGAGCAATCATCCGCTGTTGCAGGGCGCTCGCGGCGAGCGGCACCTGCTGTTGGGAAACGAAGCCATTGTGCGCGGCGCGCTTGAAGCGGGTGTGCATATGGTCAGTTGTTACCCTGGCACTCCGTCTTCGGAAGTGCCGGACACGTTCCACCGCCTTGGCGGCGAGGGCCGCTACCGGCTGGAATATTCCGTCAACGAGAAGGTGGCCATGGAAGTGGCCGCCGGTGCCGCCCTTGGCGGCGCCATGAGCCTCGTGACCATGAAGCACGTGGGCGTCAACGTGGCCGCCGACCCGCTGTTCACCTCCGTTTACACAGGCCTGCCCGGCGGTATGGTCTTGCTGACGGCTGACGACCCCGGTTGCCACTCGAGCCAGAACGAACAGGACAACCGCACCTACGCGCGCTTTGCCCTGCTGCCTTGTTTTGAGCCTGCCTCCACGCAGGAAGCCAAGGACATGACCCGCGAGGCCTTTCGTCTTGCCCGTGAGCTGCAACAGCCCGTGATGCTGCGCACCACCACCCGCATCAGCCACATGCGCGGCGCTGTGGATTTTGACGACCTGCCCGCCACCCAGCCGAAGGTTGAATTCAAGCGCGATCCAGGCCGTTTTGTGCCGGTTCCCGCTGTGGCCCGCAAGCGCCATCAGGTGCTGGACGGCATCATTGAAAAAGCCCGCCAGTTTGCGGAATCCAGCCGCTTCAACACGGTGCATGAACCCCATACGCCCACGCGCCTTGGCATCATCACCAGCGGCGTGGCCCGCAACTATCTGGCCGACGCCCTTTCGGCTGGCGGCTGGGGAGACCGTGTGCGTGTGCTTGAGCTTGGCATGACCTGGCCCCTGCCCACTGCCATGATCACAGAATTTCTGCGCGGCTGTGACCGTGTGCTGGTGCTTGAGGAAGGCGTTGACCTGCTGGAGCAGGACATCCGCGCCCTGGTGCAGAAGCAGGAAATCCACGTGCGCATCGAAGGCAAGGATTCTGGCCTCACCGGTCAGGGTGAATACTCCACCACCCTTGTCATGCGCCGCATTTCCTCCTGGCTCGACACGCCCTGCCCAGCCAAACCCGTGCGCAGCGTGGACATGGAGCTGCCGGGCCGCCCGCCGAACCTCTGCGCCGGCTGCTCCCACCGTGCCGTTTACTATGCCGCGCGGCAGGTTTTTGGCGACGACGCCTTCTACTCCAGCGACATCGGCTGTTACACCCTGGGTCTGCTGCCGCCCCTGCGCGCTGCGGATTTTCTGGTGTGCATGGGGTCTTCCATCTCCGCAGGCAGCGGCTTTGCTCGCGCATCGGGAAAGCCCGTTGTGGCCTTTATCGGCGACTCCACGTTCTTCCACTCCGGCATGACGGGCCTTGCCAACGCGGTTTTCAACCAGCATGACGTCATTCTGGTCATTCTGGACAACGGCACCACGGCCATGACCGGCCATCAGCCCAACCCCGGCATGGTGCAGGACATGCTTGGCTCCATGAGCCAGCACATGGATATTGAAGCCATTGTACGCGCCATGGGCATTACCCAGTGCACCAAGGTGCGCTCCTTCAACGTCAAGGCCGTCACCAAGGCGCTGGAAGAAATGAAGGCCCAGAGCGGCGTGCGCGTGCTGATTACCGAAGAGCCCTGCGTGCTGTATGCCCGCCGTCAGCTCAAAAAGGCCCAGCCCCAGGTGGCCGAGGTGGCCCAGCAGGGACCGGAAGCCATGCGCTGCCTTGAGCAGCTGGCCTGCCCCGCCTTTTACCGCGAGGGCGACAATCTTGCTGTAGACGCCACGCTCTGCACAGGCTGCATGGTCTGTTTGCAGGTTGCGCCCACGGCCTTCAAGGCGCGGAAGCGGTAG